The sequence TTGGCACACGATGATCTCGACCCCGCTCGCCAGCGCCTCGTCGATCAGTTCGCCCAGCCCCGGCAGCCCCGCGGCGCGGCGCGCGCCGTCGCCCGCAAAGCCCGCGGGCGCACGCAGCATCGCGGCGGCGTCGCTCTGCAGGAACAGGCGCGCGTTTTGCCCCAGCGCGGCGGCGGCGATCGCGGTCTCCAGCGCCGCGCAAAAGCGCCGCCCCTCGGCCGCCGCGACGATGATGTTCAGTCCCGGCATATCGGGCACTCCGGCTCCTTCGCGACCGCCACCTCGCGCCAGCGCCGGTCGAGCATGTCGATGATCGCCAGCCGCCCGGCGAGCGGCGTCCCCCAGCCCGCCAGCGCGCGCACCACTTCCAGCGCCGCCATCGTCCCCACCATCCCCGCGAGCGCGCCCATCACGCCCTGCTCGGCGCAGTTGATTCCCGGCCGGTCGGGATCGTCGCCGACCAGGCAGGCATAGCAGGGACTCGCGGCGCGCCACCCCTCGTAAAGCGCGACCTGCCCCTCGAA is a genomic window of Sphingopyxis sp. FD7 containing:
- a CDS encoding DsrE family protein, with product MPGLNIIVAAAEGRRFCAALETAIAAAALGQNARLFLQSDAAAMLRAPAGFAGDGARRAAGLPGLGELIDEALASGVEIIVCQSGLALADLTADRIVGGIRAGGVVSFLAALAAEDRLIVY